The Ancylothrix sp. D3o DNA segment TTTCGCTGGGAAACCACAAGCTCAGAGAGTCTCCTAATAAGATGTTTAGTTGGTTTGCTCCTTGTCCTTTGGATATGGCTTTGGCTTCTTGTCTTAAGAGGTATTTCCAGTCTTGGTAGGTGGGTTTTTCGCTGGCGTTTTTCCAAGCTTTGATGAAGCTATCAACGGCTAGGCGAGTATAGGTTTTACCGGCTTGTAAAGCAGCGAGGCGTTGTTCAAACATTTGAGTGCCTGATTTCGGTCTGTTGTTTGTCCTTGGGTAATAGGCCAATTCATCGGGGGCCGGTTGCTTTGGGCTAAGTTCACTTAAAGGGATAATTGATGGTTCGCGGGTTGGTTCGACGTTATCAAAGGGGGATTTGGGTTCTAAGAATCTCAGATCCCTTAATGATGGGGTTTCCAGTGGGCTAAATTCTGGTGGAGCGATTTCTAGGCTGGGTAATGAAAGTGTGTTTTGTAGTGGTGTTTCGGTGAGTCGTGTCCTTTCAAATTGCTGTTGTACGAATTGGGCCGGTGGAGTTGGGCAATCGTTTTTTGCTGTGGCTAATAAGCTGACTAGCAGGCAAGGATCGGTCATCTTGGTTTGTTCCTCTACACTCTGCCTTACCTTTGACAGAACCCTCAACTCTAGTCAGGACTGCAAACAAACGAGTTTTTCTTTTGCCTTATTTGTTTGGTTGCTTAATAAAAATTAATTTTTTCTGTTACCCCTATACCCTTGGATGGCTTGCTTGGCTGTTGGGCCTGAGTTGCAATTGAAATGGGGCTTTTGCTTGGCTGAGCTTCCGGGGGAATGTTTTGCCGGCTTCACTGAAAATTTCCCCGGCCCGCCAAAAAACTTACAAAACTTTATAATTTTTCACAAAATTATGCGAGAAAAGGGTATTTAATGAACTTTTTTAAAGCTGAGCTAAATTTCTGCCATTAGATCACCCCTCCTTGCTTAGAATATGTGCTTAAGTTGTTGTACATATTTTCAACAAGAGAGGAAAAAATGGCCGATCCAAGAGATATGGAAATGGTCAAACCGTTTAACGGCGACCCGTTCGTAGGAAATCTTGAAACTCCGATCAATTCTTCTGCTTTCTCAAAGGCTTTCATCGGTAATTTGCCGGCCTACCGCAGAGGTTTGTCTCCGTTAGTTCGCGGATTGGAAATTGGCTTAGCTCATGGTTATTTCCTGATTGGCCCTTGGGTTATCCTGGGCCCGCTGCGGGACTATGAAAAGGCGGCCAATTTAGGCGGATTAATTTCTGCTCTGTCTTTGGTATTAATTGCCACTGCTTGTATGTCAGTCTATGGTCTGGTATCTTTTGGGCAAGATGCCGGTTATCCCACTCAAAATCCTCAAGCTCCTGATCCTCTTAAAACTGCTGAAGGTTGGAGTCAGCTAACGGCTGGTTTCTTTATTGGCGGTATGGGTGGCGCTTTTGTGGCCTATTTCCTGTTAGAAAATTTTGCCAGTGTGGATGCTATTTTCCGGGGCTTTGTCCACAGTTAATAGCGTTG contains these protein-coding regions:
- a CDS encoding GDSL-type esterase/lipase family protein, with the translated sequence MTDPCLLVSLLATAKNDCPTPPAQFVQQQFERTRLTETPLQNTLSLPSLEIAPPEFSPLETPSLRDLRFLEPKSPFDNVEPTREPSIIPLSELSPKQPAPDELAYYPRTNNRPKSGTQMFEQRLAALQAGKTYTRLAVDSFIKAWKNASEKPTYQDWKYLLRQEAKAISKGQGANQLNILLGDSLSLWFPSERLPGSRLWLNQGISGDNTSGILERTDTLKQTRPHSIYLMAGINDLRQGQTDADILWNLRGIVRRLRQNHPQTRIILQSILPTRFPAIPNHRIRNLNKQLAKIAAEEAVSYLDLQPYFTDERGNLRRELTTDGLHLNPRGYAVWQWALQQTESWIASNEIP
- a CDS encoding photosystem I reaction center protein subunit XI is translated as MADPRDMEMVKPFNGDPFVGNLETPINSSAFSKAFIGNLPAYRRGLSPLVRGLEIGLAHGYFLIGPWVILGPLRDYEKAANLGGLISALSLVLIATACMSVYGLVSFGQDAGYPTQNPQAPDPLKTAEGWSQLTAGFFIGGMGGAFVAYFLLENFASVDAIFRGFVHS